A single genomic interval of Candidatus Poribacteria bacterium harbors:
- the prcA gene encoding proteasome subunit alpha, translated as MSTPYYVSPEQIRQDKEDFVRRGITQAKEVVVLEYRDGLLMVAENPRKTTFKVSEIYDRIALAAAGRVAEYEALRVAGIRESEIKGFRYYREDVTAKWLTNLYSQHMGAVAQAWDAKPLEIELLVCEIGTTDASTSAGLQRNQIYHIAFDGIYSEEEKYAVIGGRATTITEILERNYSDELEIAAALQLVTEAFQTVEADAEDDYEITPETIEVACLEQTTARRKFRRLSTDEVTTLLS; from the coding sequence ATGTCCACACCCTATTATGTTTCACCGGAACAAATTCGTCAGGATAAAGAGGATTTCGTCCGTCGCGGCATCACGCAGGCGAAAGAGGTCGTCGTCTTAGAGTATCGAGATGGACTACTGATGGTCGCTGAGAACCCGCGCAAAACTACCTTTAAGGTTTCCGAAATTTACGATAGGATTGCCCTCGCAGCGGCGGGCAGAGTTGCGGAATATGAGGCACTACGCGTCGCTGGCATTCGTGAATCCGAGATTAAAGGCTTTCGCTACTATCGAGAAGATGTAACGGCAAAGTGGTTGACGAATCTCTATTCACAGCACATGGGAGCGGTCGCGCAAGCGTGGGACGCGAAACCTTTAGAGATTGAACTCCTTGTGTGTGAGATAGGGACGACTGATGCTTCAACGAGTGCGGGATTACAGAGAAATCAAATTTATCACATTGCGTTTGATGGCATCTATTCAGAAGAGGAGAAATACGCTGTTATCGGTGGGCGCGCCACAACAATAACAGAAATTCTCGAACGGAATTATTCAGATGAATTGGAGATCGCGGCGGCACTTCAACTGGTAACAGAAGCCTTTCAAACCGTTGAAGCGGATGCAGAAGATGATTATGAAATCACACCCGAAACGATAGAAGTGGCGTGTCTTGAACAAACCACCGCGCGGCGAAAATTTAGACGGCTTTCGACTGACGAAGTTACAACCTTGTTGTCCTAA
- the prcB gene encoding proteasome subunit beta → MLELDDYGTSNFFQILKRRHPELLATLNSPDSTSSGRTAESALRPYEGTTVLAVVYDGGVIMAGDRQATEGYQVGERRIQKVYPVDRHSAIAVAGAAGPCIEMAKLFQVEVEFYEKTEGVSLSLEGQANFLSHLVRSNLGFAMQGLIVLPLFAGYDLKRQRGRIFKYDAVGGRYEEDDYYAIGSGGKDARTTLKKRHTPEITRQEALEIVAEALWDAADEDIATGGPDLIRKIFPTLYMIAEEGVAEIPQATVESLYRDLISRL, encoded by the coding sequence GTGCTTGAACTTGATGATTACGGCACCTCCAACTTCTTTCAAATCCTCAAGCGTCGTCACCCCGAATTATTGGCGACGCTCAATTCACCGGATTCAACCTCAAGTGGCCGCACAGCAGAGTCCGCACTCCGTCCTTACGAGGGCACAACCGTTTTGGCGGTTGTCTACGATGGCGGGGTCATCATGGCGGGTGACCGACAAGCAACAGAAGGCTATCAAGTCGGCGAGCGGCGAATCCAAAAGGTTTATCCAGTTGATCGGCACTCGGCGATTGCTGTCGCGGGTGCTGCTGGTCCCTGCATTGAAATGGCAAAACTCTTTCAAGTTGAAGTCGAATTTTACGAAAAGACAGAAGGGGTTAGCCTTAGCCTTGAAGGACAAGCGAATTTCCTCTCACACTTGGTGCGCTCCAACCTTGGGTTTGCCATGCAGGGCTTAATTGTCTTGCCCCTCTTTGCCGGTTATGACTTAAAACGACAGCGTGGTAGAATTTTCAAATATGATGCTGTTGGGGGGCGTTATGAGGAAGACGACTATTACGCGATCGGCTCCGGCGGTAAGGATGCCCGCACAACCCTTAAAAAACGACACACGCCAGAGATCACCCGTCAGGAAGCCTTGGAGATTGTGGCAGAAGCTCTCTGGGATGCCGCTGATGAGGATATCGCAACGGGCGGTCCTGATCTTATCCGAAAAATCTTTCCAACGCTTTACATGATTGCTGAAGAAGGAGTCGCCGAGATTCCTCAGGCGACTGTTGAGTCGTTATATCGCGATCTTATATCGCGCCTATAG
- a CDS encoding ubiquitin-like protein Pup, with translation MSTEKQQEHIKRDIEETEEIQPNVETGEMDEEFVEDLDTLLDEIDEILEEDSQEFVENYIQRGGQ, from the coding sequence ATGTCGACCGAAAAGCAACAGGAACACATCAAGCGCGATATTGAGGAAACCGAAGAGATTCAACCTAATGTTGAAACCGGCGAAATGGACGAGGAATTCGTCGAGGATTTGGACACACTCCTTGATGAAATCGATGAAATTTTGGAAGAGGATTCACAAGAATTTGTCGAAAATTATATTCAACGCGGAGGGCAGTAG
- the dop gene encoding depupylase/deamidase Dop, with amino-acid sequence MGTETEYGISVKNAREQDPVAASTLVVNAYKTSREDAPSATSSVTWDYDQESPLVDARGFLAETEPTITEADTNSAVNDILINGGRYYVDHAHPEYCTPECANARDLLLYEKAGELILEVSRITAERLLLDNQEIIIYKNNTDYKGHSYGSHENYLMSRKVPFDAIVDGLIPFLVTRIIITGSGKVGAENGSDEADYQISQRADFFEKEVGLSTMVNRPLINTRDEPHADDKLYRRLHVIVGDSNMSELSIYLKAGITSIVLQLIEKGVIGKKFSLKDPVAAIKDVSRDLSCREQIELADGQEWTPIEVQRAYLKLAQKHLAPEERTPVVEDVLEKWQYVLENLEIDPMRLSQHLDWVIKKKLIDAYRKRHGYKWDDSHVQMLDLQYHDIRPDKGLYIRLLKNGHVKRLLDRKEIVHAMHYPPVDTRAYFRGTCLRKFPKHIYSASWNSMIFIGKSGGLDKIMMDRPHFGTQKIVGELLNNCTAEELVKEIRGNASE; translated from the coding sequence ATGGGAACAGAGACTGAGTATGGCATCTCAGTCAAAAATGCACGTGAGCAAGATCCGGTTGCTGCTTCTACCTTGGTGGTTAATGCCTATAAAACTTCCCGGGAAGATGCGCCAAGTGCGACTTCTTCCGTCACGTGGGATTATGACCAAGAGAGTCCGTTAGTAGACGCTCGCGGATTTCTTGCGGAAACGGAGCCGACCATTACTGAGGCAGATACGAACAGTGCTGTTAACGATATCTTGATAAACGGAGGGCGTTACTACGTAGATCACGCGCACCCTGAATATTGTACGCCGGAGTGTGCGAACGCACGCGATCTGCTCCTATACGAAAAGGCGGGTGAATTAATATTAGAAGTCAGCAGGATCACAGCTGAACGTCTTCTGCTTGACAACCAAGAAATTATCATCTATAAAAATAATACCGATTACAAGGGGCATAGCTACGGTTCTCATGAAAATTACCTCATGTCGCGCAAAGTACCGTTTGATGCAATCGTTGATGGGTTGATACCCTTCCTTGTTACACGTATTATTATCACAGGGAGCGGGAAAGTTGGGGCGGAGAACGGGAGCGACGAAGCGGATTATCAAATCTCCCAGCGTGCCGATTTCTTTGAAAAAGAGGTAGGACTCAGCACTATGGTGAATCGTCCACTGATTAATACGCGCGATGAACCCCATGCTGATGACAAACTCTATCGACGCTTGCATGTCATCGTTGGCGACTCTAATATGTCTGAGTTAAGCATCTATCTCAAGGCGGGTATTACCTCTATTGTGCTCCAGTTAATTGAGAAAGGGGTGATTGGCAAAAAATTCAGTTTAAAGGATCCGGTCGCTGCAATAAAAGATGTCTCGCGAGATCTCTCATGCCGAGAACAGATAGAACTTGCAGATGGGCAGGAGTGGACACCAATAGAAGTGCAGCGGGCGTACCTCAAACTCGCGCAAAAACATCTCGCACCCGAAGAACGGACACCTGTTGTTGAGGATGTCCTTGAAAAATGGCAATACGTCCTTGAGAACTTGGAAATTGACCCCATGCGGTTGAGTCAACACTTGGATTGGGTTATCAAGAAGAAGTTAATAGATGCATATCGGAAACGACACGGATACAAGTGGGATGATTCGCATGTGCAGATGCTTGATCTGCAGTACCATGATATACGTCCGGACAAAGGACTTTATATTAGATTGTTGAAAAACGGACACGTCAAACGCTTGCTTGACCGTAAAGAGATTGTACATGCGATGCACTATCCACCTGTGGACACCCGTGCATATTTTCGCGGTACCTGTTTACGAAAGTTTCCAAAGCACATTTATAGTGCCAGTTGGAACTCAATGATTTTTATTGGTAAATCGGGCGGACTTGACAAAATTATGATGGATCGCCCGCACTTCGGTACACAAAAGATCGTAGGTGAGTTACTGAACAACTGTACAGCAGAAGAACTCGTTAAGGAGATCCGAGGCAACGCATCAGAATAG
- the arc gene encoding proteasome ATPase, with protein sequence MQRELMTAHRRNKKLTSTLQEAKEKLEILKEKVDQLSAPPNNYGVFLASNEDGTVDIDVSGRKWRVNLDPALKEKNIEVGQEVIVNSGMNVVDIKAPERHGDVVKIKERIADELAIISLRTDEERVVRIAEPLQDETLKTGDNVLLNHATSMLMEKLPKREVEDLLLEEVPDIGYADIGGLDTQIEAIRDAVELPYLYPNEYKEFNLSPPKGVLLYGPPGCGKTLIARAVASSIAERVRKETGRDDVRGYFINIKGPELLNKYVGETERKIREVFQKARDKSREGFPVIIFFDEMDSLFRSRGMGISSDMESTLVPQFLSEIDGVENLRDVIVIGASNRQDLLDPAVLRPGRLDVKIKIDRPNLEGAKDIFSIYLTPDLPFAETTFQQFNGDTEAIAKQFIDEAVNEMYATTDENRFIEVTYARGERETLFFKDFVSGAMIENIVSRAKKAAIKRFITSDGTHKGMCLDDLKAAIREEYHENEDLPNTTNPDDWAKISGRKGEKIVNIRALINEPAQEKTQNVRVARGGTFL encoded by the coding sequence ATGCAACGTGAGTTGATGACGGCACACCGGCGCAACAAGAAACTCACCAGCACCCTGCAAGAGGCGAAAGAGAAACTGGAGATCCTCAAGGAAAAGGTCGACCAGCTCAGTGCACCGCCCAATAATTATGGAGTCTTCCTCGCCTCAAACGAAGATGGCACTGTCGACATTGATGTTAGTGGTAGGAAATGGCGCGTCAATCTTGATCCAGCACTCAAAGAGAAAAATATAGAGGTTGGGCAAGAGGTTATTGTCAATAGCGGGATGAACGTCGTTGATATTAAAGCACCTGAGCGGCATGGAGATGTTGTCAAAATCAAAGAGCGCATTGCCGATGAACTTGCTATTATAAGCCTCCGTACTGATGAAGAGCGTGTCGTCAGGATAGCTGAACCGCTCCAAGACGAAACGCTGAAGACCGGAGATAACGTCCTTCTCAATCACGCGACCAGTATGCTCATGGAAAAACTCCCGAAACGGGAGGTCGAGGATCTGTTACTTGAAGAAGTGCCGGATATCGGCTATGCTGACATTGGTGGACTTGATACACAGATAGAGGCGATTCGCGATGCTGTTGAACTGCCATATCTTTACCCGAACGAATATAAGGAATTTAACCTCTCACCCCCCAAAGGTGTTCTCCTCTACGGTCCTCCGGGGTGTGGTAAAACCTTAATAGCCCGAGCAGTCGCCAGCAGTATCGCTGAGCGAGTCCGTAAAGAGACCGGCAGAGATGACGTACGCGGATATTTCATTAATATTAAGGGACCAGAACTTCTAAATAAATACGTTGGCGAAACTGAGCGTAAAATCCGTGAAGTCTTCCAGAAAGCGCGCGATAAATCGAGAGAAGGATTTCCCGTTATCATTTTCTTCGATGAAATGGATTCCCTCTTCCGCTCCAGAGGCATGGGAATCTCATCGGATATGGAATCAACGCTTGTCCCGCAGTTCCTCTCCGAGATTGATGGCGTTGAGAACCTCCGGGATGTCATCGTCATTGGTGCCAGTAACCGGCAAGACCTCCTTGATCCTGCTGTTTTAAGACCCGGCAGACTCGATGTCAAGATTAAAATTGACCGCCCTAACTTAGAGGGTGCTAAGGATATTTTCTCTATATATCTGACACCGGATCTCCCCTTCGCTGAAACCACTTTTCAGCAGTTTAATGGGGATACTGAGGCTATCGCGAAGCAGTTCATTGATGAGGCTGTAAACGAAATGTACGCAACTACTGACGAAAATCGGTTTATTGAAGTCACTTACGCCCGCGGCGAACGGGAAACCCTCTTCTTCAAAGATTTTGTCAGCGGGGCAATGATCGAAAACATCGTTTCACGTGCAAAGAAAGCGGCGATCAAACGTTTTATTACTTCTGATGGTACCCACAAGGGGATGTGTCTTGACGATCTTAAAGCCGCTATCCGAGAAGAATACCACGAAAATGAGGACCTCCCGAACACCACAAATCCTGATGATTGGGCAAAAATATCAGGCAGGAAAGGTGAAAAAATTGTCAATATCCGTGCTTTGATTAATGAACCCGCACAGGAGAAGACACAGAATGTCCGAGTGGCCCGGGGCGGTACATTTCTCTAA
- the recA gene encoding recombinase RecA: MLDEQKQNAIDQAISQVEREFGKGAIMRFTDNDVVPVEAIPTGSLSLDLALGVGGVPRGRIIEIFGHEGTGKTTLALHIVAEAQKLGGTAVFVDVEHALDTSYARNIGVNMENLLIAQPDAGEQALEIVETLIRSGAIDLVVVDSVAALTPQAEIEGEMGDAHVGLLPRLMSKALRKLSGVTNKSKTCVIFTNQIRQKIGIMFGNPDTTPGGLALKFHASIRLELRRGTQIKDGNEILGSSVRFKVVKNKVAPPFKEGEYDVTFGLGISKEGNLLDIAVDNDFIQKSGSWFAYNGERIGQGRTNAKKYLEENTDAAAEIEAKIREALSVAPDAIAGAIPEDEGDVHETVEVAE; the protein is encoded by the coding sequence ATGTTAGATGAACAGAAACAGAACGCTATTGATCAGGCAATCTCACAGGTAGAGCGTGAATTCGGCAAAGGTGCTATCATGCGCTTCACAGACAACGACGTTGTCCCTGTTGAAGCAATCCCAACGGGTTCTCTCTCGCTGGACCTCGCGCTCGGTGTGGGGGGTGTCCCACGCGGCAGGATCATTGAAATTTTCGGACATGAAGGCACTGGAAAAACCACATTAGCACTCCATATTGTTGCTGAAGCACAGAAATTGGGAGGCACTGCAGTGTTCGTTGATGTTGAACACGCACTTGACACCTCCTATGCTCGAAATATCGGGGTCAATATGGAAAACCTGTTGATTGCGCAACCCGATGCCGGTGAACAAGCGTTAGAGATCGTCGAAACGCTGATCCGCAGCGGGGCAATTGACTTGGTCGTTGTTGACTCTGTAGCCGCCTTGACGCCTCAAGCCGAAATTGAGGGCGAAATGGGTGATGCACACGTTGGCTTGCTGCCTCGCTTGATGTCCAAAGCGTTGCGGAAACTGTCCGGTGTTACGAATAAATCCAAAACGTGTGTTATTTTTACAAATCAGATTCGGCAGAAAATTGGGATCATGTTCGGTAATCCGGATACAACGCCCGGTGGACTTGCGCTCAAGTTCCATGCCTCCATTCGGTTGGAACTCCGCCGCGGCACTCAGATTAAAGATGGTAATGAGATTCTTGGGAGCAGTGTACGTTTCAAAGTGGTCAAAAATAAGGTGGCTCCGCCTTTCAAGGAGGGAGAATATGACGTTACCTTCGGACTGGGCATCTCTAAAGAAGGAAATCTCTTAGATATTGCTGTGGACAATGACTTCATCCAGAAGAGCGGTTCTTGGTTCGCCTACAACGGTGAGCGAATCGGGCAAGGCAGAACGAATGCCAAGAAATATCTCGAAGAGAACACAGATGCCGCAGCGGAAATTGAGGCGAAAATACGGGAAGCACTCAGTGTAGCTCCGGACGCTATCGCCGGTGCGATTCCTGAAGACGAAGGTGATGTCCACGAAACAGTTGAAGTCGCGGAATAA
- the thpR gene encoding RNA 2',3'-cyclic phosphodiesterase: protein MDITKDTVVRCFVAVEIPASIQELLKPVQTDLHSHIRKGASWTKPGNFHLTLKFLGDVRPEKIDVVSEVIQRVADTHSPFSIEFGGIGAFPNLARPRVIWVGVKDGASIVSQLAKTVNLELAHLGFPTDNRFHPHLTLARLRTAINLEPLKNILRKYNTIDDAALSVNEITLMQSQLHPSGAVYTPLRLCYFSA, encoded by the coding sequence ATGGACATAACCAAAGACACGGTCGTTCGCTGTTTTGTAGCAGTTGAGATACCAGCATCGATACAAGAATTACTGAAGCCGGTGCAGACAGACCTCCATTCGCACATTCGCAAGGGAGCCTCATGGACAAAGCCCGGAAATTTTCATCTCACCTTGAAATTTCTCGGTGATGTTCGCCCTGAAAAAATTGATGTAGTAAGTGAAGTGATTCAGCGTGTGGCGGATACGCATTCGCCATTTTCTATCGAGTTCGGTGGTATTGGCGCGTTCCCGAATCTTGCTCGTCCGCGTGTCATTTGGGTGGGTGTAAAAGACGGCGCATCAATTGTCTCACAGCTCGCAAAAACCGTGAACCTTGAATTAGCGCATCTCGGTTTTCCGACGGACAATCGGTTCCATCCGCATCTTACACTTGCACGGCTCAGGACCGCGATAAATCTTGAACCTTTAAAGAACATTCTACGTAAATATAACACGATTGATGACGCAGCGCTGAGCGTGAATGAAATCACACTCATGCAGAGTCAACTTCATCCGAGCGGAGCGGTCTATACGCCCTTGCGTTTATGTTATTTTTCCGCGTAA
- a CDS encoding CDP-alcohol phosphatidyltransferase family protein, with amino-acid sequence MFREHIMGFGTLFRLANLLTLLRLFLIPPFIFCFQANMMRSALTIFAVAALTDNLDGKIARRQGVTGFGKFMDPLADKLLIGASLFCLALFKRVDGGLIPLWMVLVIIGREVLVTLLRVVFIAKYGQVVSASQWGKYKMTSQLIVVIIALVLLAFQDYLNATLIVQSRGPIYFMMYVPLVLTVGSGVEFLVNNRKSLFALVHATRYDPEAGA; translated from the coding sequence ATGTTTCGAGAACATATTATGGGTTTTGGTACCCTTTTCCGGTTGGCAAACCTCCTAACACTTTTACGGCTTTTTCTGATCCCCCCGTTCATATTCTGCTTTCAGGCAAATATGATGCGGTCCGCGCTCACTATTTTTGCTGTCGCTGCATTGACGGATAATTTGGATGGCAAAATCGCCCGAAGGCAAGGTGTGACTGGATTCGGGAAATTCATGGACCCACTTGCCGATAAGTTGTTAATCGGTGCCTCTTTATTCTGTTTGGCACTTTTTAAGCGTGTTGATGGCGGACTTATTCCGCTATGGATGGTTCTCGTCATCATTGGTCGTGAAGTCCTTGTTACACTTTTGCGGGTTGTTTTCATCGCAAAGTATGGACAAGTCGTCTCTGCAAGTCAGTGGGGAAAATACAAGATGACTTCGCAACTAATTGTCGTCATAATCGCCTTAGTTTTGCTGGCATTCCAAGATTATCTGAACGCGACGTTGATTGTGCAGAGCCGCGGTCCCATCTATTTTATGATGTATGTTCCGTTGGTACTCACAGTCGGATCTGGTGTCGAATTCCTCGTTAACAATCGCAAATCTTTGTTCGCTTTGGTTCATGCGACGCGTTACGATCCAGAAGCAGGTGCGTGA
- a CDS encoding outer membrane lipoprotein carrier protein LolA, with the protein MIRQTDWSTMVGRSAKFQNLLLAVILFSVICVGNASSQTVDEIFQNFKIAYEKSENFSANFEETTLFANTRSVARGRFIFGKPNLLRKEYVDRKDASKVVQLTILDGEYGWTYTPLLNQVNKMKWNNPERRELLPGIGASLEDVQKNYNMTLIPDEFANPKGVHQIELTPKASMVSTNAKETLQIWVKSDEWLPVQVGYKTEFEDGTRQSVIVKFLEIKRNKKLAPDLFKFVVPEDAEVIDLSEN; encoded by the coding sequence ATGATCCGACAAACCGATTGGAGTACTATGGTGGGTAGGTCTGCGAAATTCCAAAATTTGCTGTTAGCAGTGATACTCTTTTCAGTGATATGTGTGGGCAACGCGTCTTCACAAACTGTTGATGAAATCTTTCAGAATTTCAAGATAGCGTATGAGAAGTCTGAAAATTTCAGCGCGAACTTTGAGGAGACGACACTATTTGCTAACACGAGAAGTGTCGCTCGTGGACGGTTTATATTTGGGAAACCGAATCTGCTCCGTAAGGAGTATGTTGATCGGAAGGATGCATCAAAAGTCGTCCAACTCACTATTTTGGATGGCGAGTATGGCTGGACATATACACCCCTACTCAACCAAGTCAATAAAATGAAGTGGAACAACCCGGAACGCAGGGAATTGCTACCGGGAATTGGTGCCTCGCTTGAAGATGTTCAAAAGAACTATAATATGACACTTATCCCAGACGAATTTGCGAATCCGAAAGGTGTACATCAAATCGAGTTGACTCCCAAAGCCAGCATGGTAAGCACAAATGCGAAGGAGACACTTCAAATCTGGGTAAAATCCGACGAGTGGCTCCCTGTGCAAGTTGGTTACAAGACCGAGTTTGAAGACGGAACTCGTCAAAGTGTAATTGTTAAGTTCTTAGAGATTAAGCGAAATAAAAAACTTGCACCGGACCTTTTCAAGTTTGTGGTGCCTGAAGATGCCGAGGTCATCGATCTCTCAGAAAATTAG